Part of the Armatimonadota bacterium genome is shown below.
AAGCGAATCGTTGGGAGCCACCGCCAAATTGGGCGACGTAGCGGGCAAAGGCGAGTTCACGATGTCTCTCGGTCGGGACCAAGTCGCCCCGCCGTCGTCCGAGAAAGCGTAAAACACGTCGAACTGCGTGCCGACGTTCTCCGTCCACACAACGTGAATTCGCCCCATCCGATCGACCGCGATGTTACGACCCACCACGCCCGAAGCGAAGCCGGGAGATTGGGACACCTGGCTCTCCGGCGTCTGCCAGGCCAACGAGATTCCATGCTGAGCCTGTGCGACTGCAATCAGCCCCGCGATTCCTGCCAAAATCAAACTGCCCTTAAGTTGCATCGAGTTTCAACCTCCTTTGCCAAGGTATGACGGCGCGCAAGCCGAAATGTTCAGTGGCCGGGTAGAATCGAAGCGGAAAAATGAGCCGACGAATAGAAACCATAGTCGCGCGCGATTCGGCCACGCCCAAGCTTCCAGGCATGGAGATGGGAGGCAACGTGCTGATCGGCGCCGTGGACGAGGTTGTCAACTGGGCCAGACGCAACAGCATGTGGCCGCTGACTTTTGGCCTGGCTTGTTGCGCCATCGAGATGATGTCTACGGTGGCCTCGCGGTTTGACATCTCGCGCTTTGGATCGGAGGCGTTTAGAGCCACGCCGCGCCAAGCGGACGTGATGATTGTGGCCGGGCGCGTGAGCAAGAAGATGGCGCCCGTGCTGAGGCAGATTTACGACCAGATGCCCCATCCCAAGTGGGTCATCTCGATGGGCGCCTGCGCCTCGTGCGGGGGCATCTTCAATAATTACGCGATTGTACAGGGCGTCGATCAGGTGGTGCCCGTGGACGTTTACGTTCCGGGCTGCCCGCCCTCGCCCGACGCGCTGCTCTATTCGCTGATCAAACTCCAGCAAAGAATCCGGGCCGAGCGAACGGGCATGTTGTTAGAGTTGGCGCCCAAACAACAGATTGCGGCCGGAACGACCAAATCGATCGAAGGCGGAGAGGGATGATCTCGGAGATTCTCAACGACGTGATCAAGCCGATCGCCATCGGCCTCAAAA
Proteins encoded:
- a CDS encoding NADH-quinone oxidoreductase subunit B; this translates as MSRRIETIVARDSATPKLPGMEMGGNVLIGAVDEVVNWARRNSMWPLTFGLACCAIEMMSTVASRFDISRFGSEAFRATPRQADVMIVAGRVSKKMAPVLRQIYDQMPHPKWVISMGACASCGGIFNNYAIVQGVDQVVPVDVYVPGCPPSPDALLYSLIKLQQRIRAERTGMLLELAPKQQIAAGTTKSIEGGEG